A window of the Halopseudomonas phragmitis genome harbors these coding sequences:
- the mnmH gene encoding tRNA 2-selenouridine(34) synthase MnmH, which yields MRSNTEDFRRLFLDQVPLMDVRAPVEHAKGAFPGAVNHPLMTDVERQKVGTCYKQQGQQAAIALGHQLVGGKVKAARVEQWQAFARAHPNGYLYCFRGGLRSQIVQQWLAEAGVEYPRVIGGYKAMRRFLIDTLEQAIVDCPLLLVAGLTGTGKTEVITALDNSLDLEGHAHHRGSSFGRHATPQPSQIDFENRLAIEVLHRREAGERSLVLEDEGRIVGSCSVPLELYRVMQDAPLVWLEDSFDNRVQRILKDYVVDMQAEFALLHPDQPEQAFQALSAHLLGSLQRIRKRLGGERYQQLERLMSDALAIQQHSGDVSDHCGWIETLLNEYYDPMYAYQRSGKEARVVFSGEQVAVIEYLRERASH from the coding sequence ATGCGTAGCAATACCGAGGATTTCCGTCGGCTGTTCCTTGATCAGGTACCGCTGATGGATGTGCGGGCCCCGGTCGAACATGCCAAGGGCGCTTTTCCCGGTGCGGTCAATCACCCGCTGATGACCGATGTTGAGCGGCAGAAAGTGGGGACCTGTTACAAACAGCAGGGGCAGCAGGCAGCCATTGCCCTGGGTCACCAACTGGTTGGCGGCAAGGTCAAGGCGGCCCGGGTCGAGCAGTGGCAGGCCTTCGCACGGGCCCATCCAAATGGTTATCTGTACTGTTTTCGCGGTGGCTTGCGCTCGCAGATCGTCCAGCAATGGCTGGCCGAGGCCGGCGTCGAATATCCGCGGGTGATCGGCGGTTACAAGGCTATGCGCCGGTTTCTGATCGATACCCTGGAGCAGGCCATCGTTGATTGCCCGCTGCTGCTGGTGGCTGGGCTGACTGGTACCGGCAAGACCGAGGTCATCACTGCCCTGGATAATAGTCTGGATCTGGAAGGGCATGCCCACCACCGGGGCTCGAGTTTTGGCCGTCATGCGACTCCGCAGCCATCGCAGATCGATTTTGAGAATCGCTTGGCAATCGAGGTCCTGCACCGCCGGGAGGCGGGTGAGCGCAGTCTGGTTCTGGAGGATGAAGGGCGCATCGTTGGTAGTTGCTCGGTGCCGCTGGAGCTCTACCGTGTCATGCAGGATGCTCCGCTGGTATGGCTGGAAGACAGCTTCGACAACCGCGTCCAGCGTATCCTCAAGGATTACGTGGTGGACATGCAGGCTGAGTTTGCACTGCTCCACCCCGATCAGCCCGAACAGGCTTTCCAGGCGCTCTCGGCCCATCTGCTGGGAAGCTTGCAGCGAATTCGCAAGCGCCTGGGCGGTGAGCGCTATCAGCAGCTTGAAAGACTGATGAGTGATGCCTTGGCAATCCAGCAGCACAGTGGCGACGTATCCGATCACTGTGGCTGGATCGAGACTTTGCTCAATGAATACTACGACCCGATGTATGCCTATCAGCGTAGTGGCAAAGAGGCGCGAGTGGTATTCAGTGGCGAGCAGGTAGCTGTGATTGAGTATCTGCGCGAGCGCGCGAGCCACTGA
- the selD gene encoding selenide, water dikinase SelD, producing the protein MTQTVRLTEYSHGAGCGCKISPKVLDEILAVGQPGPRFERLWVGNASRDDAAVFGLDDETGIVSTTDFFMPIVDDPYDFGRIAATNAISDIYAMGGTPLMAIAILGWPVNVLAPAIAGEVIAGARAVCAEAGMPLAGGHSIDAPEPIFGLAVTGQVTRSQLKRNDQAKAGARLYLTKPLGIGILTTAEKQKKLRAEDVGVARDLMCRLNRSGQRFATLEGVQAMTDVTGFGLLGHLVEMAEGSQVKARIEQARVPRINGVDYYLEQGCIPGGTGRNFASYGHKVADMPQAWRDLLCDPQTSGGLLVAVAPEAEQAFMALAAQEGLQLTAIGECLPSDGEVWVEVV; encoded by the coding sequence ATGACTCAGACCGTGCGATTGACCGAATACAGCCATGGTGCCGGCTGTGGCTGCAAGATATCTCCCAAGGTGCTGGATGAAATCCTGGCGGTCGGCCAACCCGGTCCCCGTTTCGAGCGGTTGTGGGTGGGCAACGCCAGTCGGGATGATGCAGCAGTTTTCGGTCTGGATGATGAGACCGGCATCGTCAGCACCACCGATTTCTTCATGCCCATCGTTGATGATCCCTATGACTTTGGCCGCATCGCCGCCACCAATGCAATCAGCGATATCTACGCCATGGGCGGCACACCATTGATGGCCATCGCCATTTTGGGCTGGCCGGTCAATGTGCTGGCCCCAGCGATTGCCGGCGAGGTCATCGCCGGGGCCCGTGCCGTTTGCGCCGAGGCAGGCATGCCATTGGCTGGCGGTCACTCGATTGATGCCCCTGAACCGATTTTCGGTCTGGCGGTCACCGGGCAAGTCACCCGCAGTCAGCTCAAGCGTAATGATCAGGCCAAGGCCGGAGCCCGGTTGTACCTGACCAAGCCGCTGGGCATCGGCATTCTTACCACGGCTGAAAAGCAGAAGAAGCTGCGGGCCGAGGATGTTGGCGTTGCCCGTGACCTGATGTGCCGCCTGAACCGGTCTGGTCAGCGTTTCGCCACATTGGAAGGGGTGCAGGCAATGACCGATGTTACCGGTTTCGGTCTGCTTGGCCACCTGGTGGAAATGGCTGAAGGCTCGCAGGTCAAGGCGCGTATCGAGCAGGCCCGGGTGCCGCGGATTAACGGCGTTGATTACTACCTGGAACAGGGCTGCATCCCGGGTGGTACCGGACGCAATTTCGCCAGTTATGGGCACAAAGTGGCAGACATGCCGCAAGCCTGGCGTGACCTGCTGTGCGACCCGCAAACCAGTGGCGGTTTGCTGGTAGCCGTGGCGCCGGAGGCCGAGCAGGCATTCATGGCATTGGCGGCGCAAGAGGGGCTGCAACTGACCGCGATTGGCGAATGCTTGCCCAGTGATGGTGAAGTCTGGGTCGAGGTGGTTTGA
- a CDS encoding patatin-like phospholipase family protein, with product MGLRVALVLGSGGARGYAHIGVIEELERRGYEIGCIAGCSMGAVVGGIYAAGRLDDYRDWVSGLDYLDVLRLLDIGFGNLGAIRGERVFGRIREMLGDQQIEDLAIPFTAVAADLTNQQEVWFQQGCLHQAMRASAAIPSLFSPVRQGSRVLVDGGLLNPLPIIPVVSAHCDLIIAVNLNSTHTNGYTLPVIERPAPVRQQWEQWLEMFKFRNWLARKSAEPSPEGDALAYLPESETVGQPEAPHSREQDQGKPLEVEESVGPASMLELVTLSFEAMQASLTQYKIAGYPPDLVIDVPKRLCRFFEFYRAPELIELGRQVASDTLDRFERSRH from the coding sequence ATGGGGTTGCGTGTTGCACTGGTGCTGGGTAGCGGCGGAGCCAGGGGCTATGCCCACATCGGCGTCATCGAAGAACTCGAGCGCCGGGGCTACGAGATTGGCTGTATCGCCGGGTGCTCAATGGGGGCGGTAGTTGGCGGGATTTATGCTGCCGGACGGCTGGACGACTACCGTGACTGGGTCTCAGGGCTGGATTATCTGGACGTTTTGCGCCTGCTGGATATCGGCTTCGGCAATCTGGGCGCAATCCGTGGCGAGCGAGTCTTCGGCCGGATTCGTGAGATGCTGGGTGATCAGCAGATCGAAGATCTGGCAATCCCTTTCACCGCAGTAGCGGCCGACCTGACCAATCAGCAGGAGGTCTGGTTCCAGCAGGGCTGTCTGCACCAGGCCATGCGTGCCTCGGCTGCGATCCCCAGTTTGTTCTCGCCGGTTCGCCAGGGCTCGCGAGTGCTGGTCGATGGTGGCCTGCTCAACCCGTTACCGATCATTCCGGTGGTGTCGGCGCACTGCGATCTGATTATTGCTGTCAACCTCAACTCCACTCACACCAATGGCTACACTCTGCCGGTGATCGAGCGTCCGGCCCCGGTGCGTCAGCAGTGGGAGCAGTGGCTGGAAATGTTCAAGTTTCGCAACTGGTTGGCGCGCAAGAGTGCTGAGCCCTCGCCGGAGGGGGATGCCCTAGCCTATCTGCCAGAGAGTGAGACGGTGGGGCAGCCTGAAGCGCCGCACTCGCGTGAACAGGATCAGGGCAAGCCGCTCGAGGTTGAAGAAAGTGTGGGCCCGGCCAGCATGCTCGAACTGGTGACCCTGTCCTTCGAAGCGATGCAGGCCTCCCTGACCCAGTACAAGATCGCGGGCTACCCCCCTGATCTGGTGATTGATGTACCCAAGCGGCTGTGCCGGTTTTTCGAGTTTTACCGGGCTCCTGAGCTGATTGAGCTGGGCCGTCAGGTGGCCAGCGATACCCTGGATCGGTTCGAGCGCAGCCGGCATTGA